DNA from Gemmatimonadota bacterium:
GATAGCCTGCTTCTGTATGCCCCAGGCGACTCGGCCGCGGGCATCGACGCTTGGGTCCCGGTGCCGTTGCTGGCGGGCCCGTACGTCGGCACTTGCCCCTCCGGTGCCCCCGGCGACCGGTTCACCACCAGCCTTGATTCTGGAACCGTGGCTCGGCGGCGGCTCAGGAGCCCGGTGGTGGCCCGGCTGGTGGAGACGGTCGGGGCCCGGATCTACGGTGCCGGGACCCTCTGGCAATTCGGGATCGAGGGGCTTTCCGCCGGGGCTTCGATTCAGCCGGTCGCGAGCAACCTGGCCGGCCCGACCGGTCTTCAAATTTCTGGATGGGACTGCGGCGGAATGGCCGGTTCTCTGGCGTCCCTTTGCGGTGCCGATGTCGAGCTCCGGGTTATGACGAAACGAGACCTCGGCCTCGGGGCGGGACGAGGTCCGGTCGGGTTCGACAGCCTGAGCATGTCGGTCCGATTCGAGAACCGGCCATGATGATCGTGGCGCTTGGGGTCTTGTTCTCCGTGTTCCTCGCCATCGGGGTGGCGGCGCCAGTCGCATCGGTTGAGATCACTGCGGGTCGCCAGGCGTTCCAGACCGTCAAGGCCGAGGCAGCTGCCAGCCACGCCCTCACTGAGATGCGGAGCCGGTCGTGGCTGGATTCGGTTCGAGCCCAGCCGATCGGGTTTCGGGATTCGGTGGGTCCCGGGGAGGTGGAACACCTCGCCCCCGGCCTCTGGCTGATGTCGGCGGCTGGGATCGTGGCCGACCAAAGCGGCCGCCCGCTTGCCCGGGCGGTTCGAGGGTGGTTGGTTCAAGATGGCGCGGCGCTGGGCGATCCGCTTAAGCGACCAATTTTGATTCGGCGGTATCGGGTCCGCCGATTTCAGTAGCGGTTCGCTCAAGCCACCGGGAACTTTGCGAAATTTTGCGACGGCTGGCTCGGTGCAAGTCTCGTAAGGTGCTCGAGATCTAGATTGTAATGCGTTGTCTTTGTTCGGTTTACGTATTGCAATGCCAGGAACATCAGAAGGCGTTAGGCTTGGCATAGGCGTTGCTTGTACATAGCATTCTGGCGAGGTTCCAGAGCGCGGAATTTCGGTCGGTACAAAATCCCTGATGATACCTTCAAACCGTTGCAGCAAAAGAATTTGGATGCCGTGACTCAGAAAATGTCACGTGCCTGACAAAACGTTGTGCTCCTGAAGCCAAACCGTCAACTATTTTGGCACCGGTGCGAAGTATGGGATTTTTCAACCGCAATAGGACCACGGTCGGCCTCGACATCGGGAGCGGACTCATCAAGATGGTGGTGGTCTCGCATGGGTCCGGCGAGCCGATTCTCTCCAAGGTGGGCATGCGAGCGCTGGTTGACGACGCGATCGTCGAGGGCGAAGTCATGGATCCAGGGATCGTCGCGGAGGCGGTTCGCGGCTTGTTCCAGGAGCTTGGCATCAAGCCCAAGAACGTCGTCACCGCGGTCGGTGGCCGGGACGTGATCATCAAGAAGATTCCGATGGACCGGATGAAGGAAAGCGAAGCCCGCGAACTGATCCGCTGGGAAGCGGAGCAGCACGTGCCGTTCGACATGGACAACGTCGAACTCGACTTCCAGATCCTCGATCCTGAGGCCGAGGGTCTGCAGATGTCGGTGCTCCTGGTGGCGGCCAAGCGGGAATTGGTCGCAACCAAGGTGTCGCTGTTGAAAGACATCGGGATCGAGCCATCGGTCATCGACGTCGATGCCTTCGCGCTCCACAATGCCTTCGAAATCAACTATCCCGATGCCATGAAGGGCATCGTCGGTCTGGTCAATATCGGCCACGAAATCACCAACGTGAACATCCTCGACGACGGGGTTCCGGTGCTGACCCGCGATCTGCCGCTGGGCACCCGGCGGTTCCGCGAGGATCTCCAGCGGGAACGCGGTCTGTCGTCCGATGAGGCGCACAAGCTGCTCCAAGGTTTCGAAGCCTCCGACATTCTGACCCCATTCTTGCTGAGCCGGGGCGAGGAGTTGGCGGTCGGGGTGGAACGAGCCGCCGGGTTCCTCCAGGCGTCGAGCCGGTTGTTCCTCTCCGGTGGCGGCGCTCGGATTCCCGGTCTGGCCAAGGTGCTCGGTGAACGGCTCAAGATGCCGGTGCAGTTGGCGAACCCGCTCGAGCGGATCCAAGTGGCCGATGGGGTGTTTGATTCGATGAACGTGGATGAAGTGGCGCCGCTGCTCATGCTGCCCGTCGGCCTTGCCTTGCGGCAGGCGGCGTGACCGAAGAAGGAGGCAACAGACTTCGATGATTACTATCAATCTCAATCCCGGGCACAAGCGCGCCAAGAACGCGTCGCCGATGGCGGCGATTGGGGCGCACCTCAAGAGCGCCGGGCAGAAGATCAATGATCCGTACCGTCTCGGTGCCCTGGCCGCGAGCGTCGCCTGGCTTGGCTATGTCGGGATGACCCAGCTGGCCACCGGCAACGAGCTTTCGAATCTCGAGCCCAAACTGGAACAGGCCCGCGCCGAGAATCAGCGATTCCGGGCGTTCCTCGGCGAGAAGCGGCACCTCGAATCGGTTCGCGATTCCATTCGAGCCCAGATCGCCACGATCCGGACGGTCGACGGCGATCGGTACGTCTGGCCCCGGATTTTCGATGAAGTGGCCCGGGCCGTTCCGCCGTTCACGTGGCTCACCGACGTCCAGTACGTCGCGAGTGCCCCGGATCCGGTTACCGACACGACCCAGAAGGTCATCGAAGCGCCCCCGGTGCAGGTGGATATCAAGGGCCGCACGGTCGATATCCAAGGCTACACCCGGTTGATTCGCCAGCTTGAAGACTCGCCCTACTTGAAGGATGTGACCGCGATCTCGGCCAACACCGTGTTGGACCAGAATCGGGCAGTGACGGCGTTTGTCCTCAAGGCGACCTACTACCAGCCAACCCCCTCCGCTGCCGGCCCCCGGGCCGAAGCGACGGGCGCCGATCCGGCGCCGCCGGCCAAGCCGACGACCGTCGCGCAGAAGGAGGATTGAACCATGGCGTTGCTCGACAATCCCAAGGCGGCGCCGATGATCGGCCTGCTGATGGCCGGTATGGTCGGATACATGTTCTACTCCGGCGAAGTCGTGAAGCAAATCGGCGTCGAAGGTGTGGCGGTCAAGAAGGAACAGATCAAGTCGGTTCAGGACTCGATCAATTTCCTCGAGGCCCAGACCGACAGCGTCAAGCGTGACCTGGCGCGGGGCACCATCGAAGATCTCAAGAACAAGATCGAGTCGCACCGCGGAACGTTGACCATCCTCCGCCAACTGGTGCCGGAGCGGAATGAAGTCCCGAACCTGCTCGACGATATTTCGACGCGGGCGAAGATCTGGGGCGTCAACCTGGCCGAAGTCGTACCGCAGCCGGTCGTGGCCGGTCCGGCGCCGTTCGATACCTATGCGTACAAGCTCTCGGTCATTGGCCGGTACGACCAGATCGGCGAGTTCCTGTCCGACATCGCCAGTCTGCGGCGGATCATTGTGCCATACGATGTGACGGTGCTGTCGGCGCCGCCGGCTCAGGCCAAAGCGTTAGGCGACGACAACGAAGCCATGCTCGAAGCCAAGTTCCAGATCCGGACGTACGTGAAGGGTGGCCCGGCCACCCCAGAAGGAGGGCAGGGTGGCAACTAAGACGGTCCTCTCGCTCTTCGTCGCGGTGACGCTTGTCGTCACCGGGTGCGGCGGCAGCGAGGAAGCGGAGGTCGAGCAGGGCGCCCTGACGGTCGCCAAGCCAGCCACCAACTCGGCCGCTTTGACCGCACAGCCGGTAGCGCCGGCGGAGTCCGCCTCGGTGGCCGTGGCGCCCGCCGATTCGGCGACGCCCGGGGCCACCGACGACCCCAACTCGATGGAAGGCCGCGAGAGTTTCTCATATGCCGGCGGGAGCCGCGATCCCTTCGTCTTCCTGCCGTCCAACACCATAGCGGGGCCGGAACTCCCGGATCTGCGGTTGGTCGCGATCTACTACGACACTCGGAATCCGAGTGCCAGCGTGGTGGTGATGCGCGAGAAAATCGCCGGCAAGAAGTACACCCTCCGGCCGGGCGACCGGCTCGGACGGATGCGGGTCACGACGATCCGCCCCAAAGATGTGACCTTCGCGATTGACGATTTTGGTGTTGAACGGCAAGAAGCCGTGTCGCTTCGTAAGGTGGAGGAAACCCCATGACCTTGAGTCCCTGGTCCCTGGTGGCGACGGCGTTCCTGTCGCTCGTGGCCGCCCCGAGTGCGCGGCGTGCCGAGCCGACCGATGGTGAAGTCCGGGCCGTACGCCTGGTCTCCGCCCCCGGCCGGGCCGAACTGGTGGTGCAGATCAAGGGTGCCCTGTCGGTCACCGATATGACCCTGGCCGATCCGGCCCGGATCGTCATCGACGTCCAAGGCGCCGTCCTTCCCCCGGCCTTTACGCCCAACTATGACGGCGTCAATCGGGCTGGCGTGGTCGGCATGCGGGTCCGCCAGACCGACAAGACCACCGTTCGTGTCGTCCTGGTCATGGACAAGCTGAAGCCCTACACCGTGACGCAGGAAGACGACGGCATCCGGGTGAGCTTCGGCGCCGACCAGGCTTTCATGGCGTGGTCGACCGGCTCGATCGTGCCGCCGGAGGCCGGCTTCGTCGTGGCTAATGCGCTGTCCAAGGCCGAGCCCAAGGTCGACATCGTCGAGCCCGCTGCGGAGCAATCCAACGAGGCTGCCGGACCGGCCGCCGAACGGCGGCTCACCCGGACCGGCGCCGCTATGACGACCAACCAGCAGCGGCAAGAGCCCCGGCTCACCGTCAGCTGGGA
Protein-coding regions in this window:
- a CDS encoding prepilin-type N-terminal cleavage/methylation domain-containing protein; its protein translation is MPVAGRRGVTLLELLVAMVAAAFLGSLVLGASATVTAVLRNRVERVGAEVAARAVWGVIRFDWASFGSDSVAGPDLGTLTAGAVTYRADRGLVSVCRLVPDTVVIASTRLVRWVARRPVAGRDSLLLYAPGDSAAGIDAWVPVPLLAGPYVGTCPSGAPGDRFTTSLDSGTVARRRLRSPVVARLVETVGARIYGAGTLWQFGIEGLSAGASIQPVASNLAGPTGLQISGWDCGGMAGSLASLCGADVELRVMTKRDLGLGAGRGPVGFDSLSMSVRFENRP
- the pilM gene encoding type IV pilus assembly protein PilM gives rise to the protein MRSMGFFNRNRTTVGLDIGSGLIKMVVVSHGSGEPILSKVGMRALVDDAIVEGEVMDPGIVAEAVRGLFQELGIKPKNVVTAVGGRDVIIKKIPMDRMKESEARELIRWEAEQHVPFDMDNVELDFQILDPEAEGLQMSVLLVAAKRELVATKVSLLKDIGIEPSVIDVDAFALHNAFEINYPDAMKGIVGLVNIGHEITNVNILDDGVPVLTRDLPLGTRRFREDLQRERGLSSDEAHKLLQGFEASDILTPFLLSRGEELAVGVERAAGFLQASSRLFLSGGGARIPGLAKVLGERLKMPVQLANPLERIQVADGVFDSMNVDEVAPLLMLPVGLALRQAA